Genomic segment of uncultured Tolumonas sp.:
CATCGCGCGACTAGATGGCCGCTGCGAAAAAGATCGAATTCCGAAACGGCTGGCCGTTCCCGTGCCGTATTCGTCGCTCCCGCGTCGCGGCCCCGATCCTGAAAACCGACCGTCATCAAAAACCACAAATCCGGTGCTAGTTGAGACCAAAACACTAAACGACTTTTTTGCTGCACTGACAGCGTAGGAGATTCAAATGAGCAATTTATTATCAGGTGTTATCGTCAATCGTGTCTACAAAATGTCCGGCATTTCCAAGGCTGGGAGTCAATATAGTCTTGCTCGTCTTGAGTACCTGATCCCCGCACGAGGATTTTCCAATGAAAAAACTACAATAGTTTCAGTCGGTTACGATCTGCGTGAAATTACAGTTTCAGAGCCCGCGTTTCAATCGCTGGCAGAAATTCCATTTTTGACTCACGTCGACCTGACCCTGACAGCTGACCCGCGCGATCCGACCAAAAACGTCGTTTCTGGCTGGGCTCCACACGGCGACAAATAGGTTTTAGGGGGGCGGGTATGAGTATCTATAGTGCGATTATCGATTTTTACGCCATAGCCTCTGGATTTTTATACATGTTTTTCGTCGATCCGCTGATTTTTGGAGACTCCAAATGATCATTTTTATTTCTGGTGTCTGCGGCTCAGGCAAAACCGCGCTGGCTCGCGGTCTTGTCGACATGATGAAAAATAACCATCCCGAAATTTTTTCTAATTATGAAATTTTGGGTACGAAAATCGACTCGCTGATCCCGTTTTCTGACAAAAAAAACTGTCTTTTTGTTATAGACGAGGCTCAGTCGTTTGATCTGAGTCCACTCATCAATAATGAAATTTTTGTCGGTTCAAACAAATTTTTGATTGTCTGTCAGCATGAAAAATTGCTGCCAAAAAACTTTATGCGGCTCGTCAGTGAGCGCATAACGCTGACTCGAAAAATTATCTATGAGCGTTGAATCATTTAATTTTTTCAGCGATCCAGTTTTTCGCGACTGGATCGTCGAAACGATCGTTTGCTGGAATCTGGCGTACGGATTTCGGCTACTGAGAAAAAATTTATAACCGCCATTTTTGGCATTTACACACGAGGAAAAAACCATGAAAAAACTGAAAAATTTGGCTTTGACTGCTGCTGTCGCGGTTCTGGCATCTCCAATGGCCGCGTTTGCTGCTGATCCTACTGAGGGTGTGACCCTACTAACGGAGACCCAAACGAGCAACATTACTACCTATATCGCAGGCTGCGGTGTCGTGATTTCTGGTGTCATGATCGCGTGGCTTGTCGTTCATTTGGGGGTCTCCGGATTTAAAGCGCTTCGCGGTGCCGCCAAGGGTGCCTAAGTAATGGGGCGGGCAACCGCCCCACATTGGAGGTCAAATTCAAATGTTTCTGCTTTTTGCTATCACCGTTTTGGGTTCTTTTTGGATCTTTTTTGCATGAAAAAATCTCTGACCGCCATGCTGATTGTCGCCGCCCTGACCGGTTCTTTTGGTGCATGGGCTAACGCGGCCACAATCACGATGTCGGATGGAACCATTGCCGCGATTGATGAGTTTTTATCTATGACTGCCGCCAGAATTTCGTGGATCAAAAATGGCGTTAAATTTTCTGCTACTGCCACACTGACCCCGCTGAGATCACAAATCGCTACTGCTGCCCGCGGTGTCTTGTCTGTTACTCGAACGGGACCATGGTCAAAATTAGCTGCGGTTTCCATTGTTTCCGCGTTGCTGCTTGAGTCTGCTACTGAGTCCGGCTATACAACCACCGCGGACGGAAGCTACATAAAAATTCAATCAAACGTGGGATGGACTATCTGCCAATCAAGTCTTTTTAACAACATAAAGGACTCAACCGACGTCAATCATTCGGGTGTTTATGCATATCTGCCGTGTGCGAATTACAATTCGGACGGGCTTTTGTATCTGCGCACTGTCACGCCGCTCGATTCTGCAACGTTGGCCGCACTCGCTGAGAACGGTTATTCGCTCTATACGAATCCCTACTTTATGACGTCGTGGTATCTCCGAGGGGGCTCAACTGTAGCCGAGAAGGGTTTTTATCGTCAATCGTTTAAAATCGCTGCCACCACATCAAAAACCATCGACACGATACCCGCGGTTTCTGAGGTTGTTACCGACGATGCGTATGTCAATGCGCTCAACAATCCAGCAATTTTAAATCAAATTGCCACCGATGCCGCGGTCACTGGCGCGCTTGACGGCTATTTCGATCTTGCGAGCGTTGGCACTACAACTCGCTCAATTACCGATTTATCTGATTCGCCGAACATTTATCCGACGCCGACAGCCGGCACTACCACAGGCACAACGACCGGCACCACCGCTGGCACGGCTGCGGGTTCGACTACCATCGATGATTCAACTGCCGATTTTGATAGCCCGAATTCGTTGCAAAATTGGTCGTTTGACCTGCGGAATTATTTTTCGTTCGAGTCTCGCTGGCTGCCGCATGCGTGCCCAGATTTTCACAGCGATACCACAAAAATTCGCTGGGACAATGATTGGGCCGGAATTCATGTCGCATTTGACATCGCAGATTACATACCAGTTGATAAGTTTTGCCCAACTTTTGAGCAGATCTCTCAAATCATTTCAAAAATTATCGCAATGTTGTTATTCATTCGAATCGCATTTCGTGACGAGGGGGTCTCATGAGTCTTTGTGGGTATTTTACTCGCACCGCGGCGGGGTCGTTTGTCACCAGAATTTTGTTATCCCTCGGCATCGGATTTCTGACTTACGCTGGATTTTCCGAGGTTTTGCAGCTCGCAATGACCAGAATTCAGTCTCTGCTCTCCGGCGTCCCGCTTGCAACGCTGAATCTCGCCGGGCTTTCGGGTGTCGATTACATCATCAACGCATTTTTTGCTGCGTATACCGCCCGCGTCGCGATGCGAGCGGGCAAAAAAATGATGGTGAAATAATGATCAACCTGTTTACTGCCGTCCCAGGGGCGGGAAAAACACAATATGTTGTCGAAAAACTTCTCAATTTGCGACTTGATGAAGAAAAAAACGGCACAGAAAAACGAGTCATTTTTACTAATATTGCCGAGCTCGATCCAAGCCTCGGCTGCTGCGCAATGCTCGATTTCACCGATTGGCGCATGGCTCCAGACGGCACATTATTTGTTATCGATGAAGCTCAGTATGTTTTTCCGACGCGAAATAGTTCTCAAAAAGCGCCAGAGTGGATTGAGTCTCTATCGACACATCGGCACCGCGGCTACGATTTTTGGATCATCAGTCAAAATCCAAAATTGATTGATCCGCATGTCCGTAGTCTCGTCGACGGACATTGGCACGGCTACAGGCCATTCGGCGCCCCGCACACGATCTGGAATTTTTACAACGAGTGTTGTGACAATCCAGCGTCTCGCGTCAAACCACTGAAAGAAAAGCGAAAATTTAATCCTGAAATTTTCAAGTTTTATAAGTCGACGACCATCGATACGTATAAATCTCGATGGCCGTGGAAGCTGTTTTTGAAATACGGCGTCATGATTTTTGTTGCCGTTTCCATGCTGGGCGGGTCGATTTTTTATATGAGGTCGTTATCGACTGGCGATATGTTGAACGATAATAAACCGTCTAAAACCGTTCCCGAGACGGCTGTTTCTCAGTCATCGACTGTAGCCACCACGACTGCCGTCGCACCGGTCAAGCCCGAGCCAAAGCAGCTGAAATATTTGGGTTTTTCGGGTTTCCAATCGTCAGATCCGAATCAAAAAATCGTGTCATTTTTGCTGTGTGAGCCGATGTCTGGCTCGAGTTCCGTCGGTCAGTTTTCGGTGCCGCAATCGTCATCTGGTGATTGCCAGATCCGAAAATTAAATGATTTTTCCAAATGGCGAATCGATGGTTCTCGAGTTTTGCTGTTTTTGTTAGATGATGATGAAAATCCGCAATTTTTTGTGTCCAATCCAAAAATTTTACGTGATTTAGACCGCATGCAAATGCTGCCGTAGCGGGTAGGCGAGGGCGAGAGCCGAGGAGTGCCGACGAGGCGCGTGCACGCGACGAACCGCCATCGCAAAATGCCGGAGATATATAATGAATAGATTTTTTTTGCTGATTTTTTTCTGTTTCACGGCTCAGGCTGCGCCACCTGCTGCGCCTGCTGATTACGCGGTAAACCTCGATTTTGATGCTGTGCCGCTGGGTCAATTTTTGCAGTCGACATATGGTGATGTACTGCACGCCGATTATGCTGTGGACCCGTCGATTGTGAGTGCAAAAATGATTTCGATTCATGCTCGTGTGCCGCTGTCCCGCGTCCAGCAGACTGTCGATGATTTACTATCCGGCTCCGGCGTTGGTGTTCGCCGCATCGGTGATGTAACCCAATTTGTGCCAGCATCAATGTCTGAAAATCGGGGGCAGGGTGGTGATTTATCAGAAATTTCAGACATTTATGATTTTCGCAAAACTGCAAAAAATGATCCTGTTCAATCGCTGCCGTCCGCGGTCGATCCGCTGCCGGTCGCGGGCTCAGGTCAGAATTTTGATCGCGTTGAATTTTATCGACCGAAATTTCGGCGTCCCGCGGATGTGCAGAAAATCGTTAATCAGTTTTTGCACACAAATTTCGAGCCGCAGCTCGATAGTGTTTTGCTCGCTGGTTCTGACGCTGACATGCAAAAAATTCACACGATTTTGAGCGCGTTTGATGCGCCTGTGGCCGAGGTTTCGGTTCGCGGCGCAATCATTGAGTACACCGAAAATTCGTCCGACTCCCGAGGTTTCGGTCTCGCAATTGACGCTCTCAAATCCAGTGTTTCAGCCACCGCCGGCGCGATTTCACCGGCCGGCAACTATCTGAAAATTGAGAAATCCTCTGTGTCTGCTGTTTTGTCAGCAATCTCGGGCGATAGTCGATTTTCGCTGGTCTCTGCACCGAGCCTTCGGATTCGAACGGGCCAAAAAGGTCATATTCAAATCGGCGATTCTACGCCGACTTTGTCATCAACAACGACCAGCGGCTCCGGAGCTGTCACACAAGCTGTCGATTACCGCGATTCCGGCGTCATTCTCGATGTCACGCCGACGATTTTGTCTGAAACTGTCGATCTCGAAATTAGTCGGCAGCTCAGCAGTTTTTCTCAAAATTCGACATCTGAAATCGACTCTCCGACGCTGTCAAAACGTGAATTGTCGACGCTGGTCAGTGCCAAAAATGGCGAGCTGATCGTTCTCGGTGGGCTTGATTCTAACGAGCAAACCGACGCGAATTCTGGGTTTTCTCTGCTGCCGCGTTGGCTGCGCACAAACACAAAAAGCGGTAAAAAATCTCAAATTCTTTTGGTGTTGCAGATTCAGCGAATCAATTAATAAAAAACGATAAAATCATATATTTCAATCACATGCATAGGTACGTCATGTCAAATAGGAAGGTACGTCATGTCAAATAGAGCTAAAATTCGTATTGAGCGGCTGACAAAAAACGAGCTTTTGCGTAGGCGAGGGGACCTATCCAGCTGTCGAATTTTTATCGATGCTGATAACGTGGTCCACGTTAGATTTTATCAAAATGATGCATTGTGTTTTATGCCAATTTCGCTCAACGGTTCCGAACGTGAGTTTAAAACACTGAAATCGTTGAATAATTTTTAGCTGAATTTTCATTCGAGTCGAATTTTGTGAGTACGGCTATCGAAAGCCGCCATTAATGATGTTGTCGCCGATAACACAATTTATCGGCAATAGCGAAACGGGGATTTGTATGTCCAGATTTGATGCGTATCCGCCTGAGAAAACGCTGGTTTTAGCTCGTCAGCGTATGCAGCGCGTCGTCGATGCGTTTAAAAAATCGGTTTCTGATACCGCGGCGAAACCTGATTCTCAGCCACCGGAGTCTGAAAAAAACATCACACCGGAAAGCAAGCTTTTGATTTTTTGCTCACGTGACGATGATTCTGATGACGGTCAGTGCTAAAAATATCTATCAGAGTATCTATTAATGTATCTATTAATAAAATGCTGCAAACCCGCGCCATTGCTGGGTTTTGTCTGTTAAAAACAATCAGAGTATCTATTAATGAATCTATTATTTGGTGGAGTTTTTCATGATTGTGACTGTTGAACGTTTAAATACCGAAGAAGTTTTTTTGCCGGTGCCTGACGAAATTCTGCAAAAGCTGAACTGCAAAATCGGTGATGGTTTTTGGATTTCAGTTGTTCAGCCGAACATCATTCATTTGACTCGTTGTCCGCACGCTGATGCTGACAAAAATTCGGTCGTAGACGCACTGCGAAAATATTTCGATGGTGATGAAGATGCGGTTATTCGATGGCTGTATCGACCGTCGATATATCTAGATGAAAAAACACCGATTTCTGTTATGTCCACATCAGCCGGTATTGAACGAGTTTTTGAGTTGGTCATGCGGTTGGGGCATGGAATGTTATGATTATGAAAATCACCGTTGAATCTGTAAATGATGAAATTTTTCTTCGGATACCAGCCGAAATTTTAAATTTTCTCGGTTGTCACGTTGGCGATAAATTCTACGTCGGCGCAATCCAGCCAGAAACGATTCTTCTAATGTTGTCACCGGAGTCATTTCGTTCGCGCCGAAATTCCTCGTTGGATTCGAATGATGATGTAGCAGATTTTGAAGCATTTTATCTCGCTAATTGTCGTCGCAATGACGCTGACAACACATAACATTCTTATGTGATTTCGCGCGGCATGATTTTATAAGATCGGTTTTTGTTATAATTCGTTTGAGCGCGCGAGATGTTCCCTGATTTTTTCATAACGCTCGCGCCAACTCGGGGCCGGTGCCTGAACTAAGTACGGCGTTGGCCCCACAAAAAATCGCTAATCTGTTATTTCGCATAATGTATATTATGTTAAATCCAATCCACCTGTAATCTACTACACG
This window contains:
- a CDS encoding DUF2523 family protein; protein product: MSLCGYFTRTAAGSFVTRILLSLGIGFLTYAGFSEVLQLAMTRIQSLLSGVPLATLNLAGLSGVDYIINAFFAAYTARVAMRAGKKMMVK
- a CDS encoding zonular occludens toxin domain-containing protein, with the translated sequence MINLFTAVPGAGKTQYVVEKLLNLRLDEEKNGTEKRVIFTNIAELDPSLGCCAMLDFTDWRMAPDGTLFVIDEAQYVFPTRNSSQKAPEWIESLSTHRHRGYDFWIISQNPKLIDPHVRSLVDGHWHGYRPFGAPHTIWNFYNECCDNPASRVKPLKEKRKFNPEIFKFYKSTTIDTYKSRWPWKLFLKYGVMIFVAVSMLGGSIFYMRSLSTGDMLNDNKPSKTVPETAVSQSSTVATTTAVAPVKPEPKQLKYLGFSGFQSSDPNQKIVSFLLCEPMSGSSSVGQFSVPQSSSGDCQIRKLNDFSKWRIDGSRVLLFLLDDDENPQFFVSNPKILRDLDRMQMLP
- a CDS encoding MbcA/ParS/Xre antitoxin family protein; protein product: MIVTVERLNTEEVFLPVPDEILQKLNCKIGDGFWISVVQPNIIHLTRCPHADADKNSVVDALRKYFDGDEDAVIRWLYRPSIYLDEKTPISVMSTSAGIERVFELVMRLGHGML